The genomic segment GGCATATACTGCTCTTCCAAGACTTGTGATGCTCACTGTTCATAACTGTCCTAGAATGCTCAAGGTAACTCTATCACCCCTTGTTTGTATTATGCATGCTTTTTACCAGAGAGTTCACCTAGAGTGGCTGCTAGCAGTTCTGAGCCTTACTCTAATACAAATCCAAATCAGCAGCTAtagaatttttattctttggcAAGTTTTTCATGTGAGCCTGTACAGAGATTGGAAGACTGTTCAAGAAAAGCATCTTTAGGTAGTGCAAGACTTTAGAAAGACCAAGATTTTGGAGTCAAGTTTACATAAAAGGAAGAAGCGAGGGTGTTGAGTTAACAAGGCTGAGACAGAACATACGCTCTGAAAtcactttgcaaaaaaattcttccctgAAGTCATTGCTGCTGcagacaaaatacagatttattgTAATCAAACGTTACTGTACTACTTCAGAAAGTTAGTACTTTATACTTTGCCAAAACCTAATAACTTacatttttcctgtctttttcagatGGAACAAATAAAGAGGGCAAATAAACTGTTCACTAATGACTGTATATTTCTGAGGAAAACCCTGAATATTCCCGTTATATCAGAGAAACCGTTACTGTTCAATGGACTTAATTCACTGGAGTCTCCTGACAATGAAACTGTTGACAGCTCTCCTTCTTGTGATGAAGGACCAGTGACAGTTCAGGAAGAAAGTAGTTCTTCTCCCAGTCCTCAAGAGCCTGACAATCAGCCCACTGCACCAGAAGAACTATCTGCCAAAGATTTCCTACAGAGGTTGGACTTGCAGATTAAGTTATCCAAACAAGCAGCCAGAAAACTAAAAGATGACAATGTCAGGTAAATGCTGCTTTTAGTATTAAGCATCTTAATCTCACCCTGAAGGCTTTTTAGTCTAAGCTGAACCCTCTTTGTGGGGTATCTCAGACAGCATCTGTAGTTTTAATTTGTCAACAGCAAGTCTATGCTATTATCATGCACCAAATACAGTCAGAGCACACCATTAGCAGATGCCTTGGTATGGCAGTTATGAAGGCTGCCTTACAATACATTGTTTATAGAATAGCAATATTCCATGAAAGCTAGAAGGCCACTATTCTCTAAGATGTCTTGCTATGTAAATGGGCAACTATTTAAGGCGACCCATAGTTTTGAGTAGAGTACTAAGCCAAGGCCTATGTGGAAGCTGATTGCATAAAACAAGGCatgactgcatttttcttctgtcacaaaTTGCCTCATAATTGTGTAAATATTCTCCATGTTGCAGTTTCAGTTAAGCTATCCTATCTCCTTTCCCTGTGCAGTCCCTCCCTTTTTGGATCCACCTATGTAGACTTCtatcttttcttcagtttttcttctacAGCCAGGAGCTCCCACACACTTTACTCATCAAAAAAGCAGTACATTTTGACCTCTCTGCCACAGTGATTATCCCCTCACATATGCAGGCATCCCATGGAGAGTACAGAAAGACTTAGAGCAAGAATGGACTTCAGTAGTGTTTGTTTTCCCATGTCCTCAGCTTGTTCACAAGCAGTCTCTTGGGCTGGTTGTCTGGCCTGTTTATTCTCTGCAGAAATTTCCTCAGTGGGTGATGCTGAGGTGGCCTTTCTCATGACAATAAAATGTATGACTGCAGGGGACTGGTATTGCTTCTTTTATCAGAGAGCTGGAGAGAGGTTATGCCTGCAGATATGTAGTTGGCTTTTGCAGATTTGCTTAATGCAAAACTTCTTCCATCACCCTGGTTCACTTCACATGCTCTGATTTTGAGTGCAAGCGACATACTTTTCATGTTAAGGAGAAAGTAACCTTTCAGGACCAAATCTATTTAGCATAGAGTCCCATCATTTCTTTAAGAAGCTTAGGGATTATTTCAGCAACTTAAATAGACAAAAGTTTGAGGGGGAGCAGTATATTGCATTTAGCAATTGGACAAGCCTCATTTGGAGAAATACCCCATATGACAGCTTAAGGTAATTCATTACCTATTGCACTCCACATACAACTCCCCATTGCCAGAAGGGCGCTTGTTTAGAGTTACAGTCTCAGGGAAAGCTGGAACACTTTCACATCTTCTTAACACCCTtgtcagttattttcttttgaattgattacatgaaagaggaaaaatagctGTTGGCACTCAGATCCTGGAGATACTTTTCAGCTATGTACCTTCAATGGTATTTCTGGGCCCACACTGGAAGGTGGCCACATGCCTTACTTGCTCCAGTAGCTCCCCAGGAGGCACCTGTTCTCCTTCCTGCCTATACCTTTCTTATCCCTTGCTTGGAGCAGGAGGCCTTGGGAATTGGACAGCCATCATGACTGTAAACCAGCCTCATGAATATGCAAATTTTCCATTCTTAAGAGTGAAAGCCATTTAAGAAATTAAGAGTGTGTTTCCAGCTGCTCTGGCCTTCTCTATTCAGATTGCCTTGTCAAGGCCTGTTTAAGATGTGACATGCACCAACACTGCAGTGTACTTAAGCGCCTGTTTCAGAGTAAGAAAGGAGCACCTAGAGTTACATCTGCTACCACCAAAAGGGACATTGGAACTGAGAAAACTGCAAGAGAAGCAGACTATCAATTCTGGAACTTGAGTCATAACTTCTCACCATACCCATGAGCCTGATTTGACAGATGGAGACAATAATGACATCTCTTAAATTGCTCTTTACTTTGGTCTCCCTTAAAGTTGCCAAGAATGCAGGTACATACACGCACTGATTCTGATCAAACTGTACAGGCAGTTTCATAGTCAGCAACAGCCTTGCGCTACAAAGACAGCTTAAGGTGAATTACACTGTTTAATCATAACTCTTGAAGTCACCCTTTTAAGTGCTTTCAAAGGAATAAAGTGCATTAATCTCTAAAGTCAGCTTCTTCCCAGATAAAGCTAAAGCTGTTAGGTAGAAAAATTGAGGAGCACATAGGTGCAGATTTAGGCTAGATATTAAACTTTAATAGTCATTCTAGTAGACAAGCATTCAAGATTATAGAATGTGATCCACCCAGTTTGTGCCAGCTACCTTTCACTATTAGAGTTTATGTAAGCATATGGCTAGATCTGCATGTAATAATACTTTTACTAGAGAGTTTAATTGAGCAAGAAAACATTGGTTAATGAATCTCCCAATCAGGCATATTTACCTAAGATGCAGCTTTAGGTGATCAGCTTAAGGCATTAAGACCTGATTCTGTTTTGAGCAATATTTTTACAATAGgccaaaagaaatgcaaaagtatCAATATAGTGGTTTGTAGCATGTGTTGCTAACTCATGTATTTGCATATTGGGGAAGAATAGCTATTATTAGTTTTATCCacacatgaaagaaaagcaacttaTAATAGTTTCAGAGAATATGGTAGTGCTTCATCTTGCCCAAAATGCTGTTATGCATGTTTCCAGGATGCcaaaactgaaatgaagctTAGTGATACTTTTTGTATCAGATAGTTGAACCCCAGAGGTCTAATGCAAGGTCTTTATGGAGTCCTTAATATTTTAGGGTGGTACTGTGGGAGGCTAGAACACTAGGGCCATATACTGTGCTTCTGGGACAGGTCACATCTTTCTGCATTTGCCTTTTAGTGACTCATTTTGGAAACCTTGTAACTGAATAGAGCCACTCTAATCACTATTGCTCATACAAGCTATTATCATTAACTGGTGTGCAGCACTGGAACAGAAACATATATTGTCATCTGCTCAGTTGCCTTGACCTGAACCTAGGAAAGAATAGTGTTGAAGCATTTGAAACTGGTAACTAATTGAGTTAATTTGCCCAGTAATTGTTCACCATCATTGGCTATCAGCTAAGAAAACAGATACCACAATAAAGGAGGCTGCCTGTGGAGAATCCTGTTTTCAGACTTTCAAAAAGCTAAAAGCTATTAACCCATGAACTCAGATTGTTGCCTTGTTTAATTGTGGATTCTAAAAGCATCCAAGCATTGGATTCCAGTTCACTTGTTCACACTAAGGTGTGCTTGGTCTTACAGAAGTGGTTAttggcatttttttgttgtggcCTGATGCATGCAATAGCTGTAgatgtctttctgtcttttcatgCAGTAGATGTCTTTCAGCTCCTGTAACctgctgggcagcaaacaggaagaGACAGCACTACAAAGCATTGTAATgctgtgcttttcctttgcCTGAAGGGGAATGTTGCAGTGACTTACTACTTTGCTATTTTAAGCATCTTGAAAGTGAAGAAAACTGTTTGGTCATTAAACGTACACACGCTGCTATGTTGTTGCTTGCGGGCCATGGGCTGGAGCTACTActatgtaattttatttcaagcttAGCTTGTTTTTAAGCCATCAGAATAGACTTGTACttgctgtgtgcagttctgaAGATCTGTGTTAGTAATATTGCCTGGCCATTACCTTGGTTTGGAGTCACATGTTGTAGACCTCATCACATAGCCTAGTACAGCAGCCTGGGACAGAAGGTTGGAAGCTGTTCTTGCCTTACTGTCAACTACAGCATGCCTGAGCCTCGGTCAGAAATCTATTTTGCACGTTACAGCTAGTTACTGCTTTGCTTAGGTTCAAGCATAATGACctttgtgggatgtggcttgatgggcatggtggtgtgtggtgtggttttttgcttgtgttttgtttgtggttttttttgttaatggttggacttgatgatcttacaggtcttttccaaccttagtgattctgtgacctacTACATGGTTCCTATGTCCCTGGCACATACAGAAACCCCTCAAAGCTGACTGACTCGAGTGCCAGTCTCTGCTCTCTACTGACAATTGCCAAGTAAAAGCCCATAGTCCAAGTGTGTATTTCACAAGGGAAGTGCAGATGAACAGCTTGACTAGCTGTTTTGTTACTTTGATGTCTGAAGACCTGCTAATATAACATCACTATTTCAACTCTTCAGTTCTCTGTATTCACCCCTACTATCCACCATAATCAACTGCAGCTAATTTCAGTCCAGTGTTTGGCTGTTTCCACGTCATGGTGGATGTTACTCCTGTATTTggctttcaagaaaaaagactgaaaggCTGATTCTGACAGCCTCTAGTTAGAAGGAAGGTCTTTTTGCTGTAACTGTGCCACATTTTGTTCTCCTAGAAGGGGAAACATAACAAAACTACGAATTACAAAGTCCTTTTCAGTGTGCAGCACAGAAAGTAAGCTTCTCCCCTGCTGGACGGTGTAAGCTCTGAAAAATATAGAAGTTCTCCTTCATCCTCACAAACTAGCATGAGTTTGCTATTTGCAACTCTGTTCTGGGCATATGTGGCTAGAAATCCATTGCCCCAGAAGGGCATATATCAGAGCTTCAGAATAtactttttgaaatatttagcTTCATTCAAGTAGTTATGATTGAATTTTACAGTCCTGCAGACCAGTCTTACAAGCTTGGTATGTTGATAGGTTTCAGttctgaaaaaagttttaaaatatgttgtcTTGAGACAATTTATAGATCAAAAGTGCTTCAGTGCTTgttcaactaaacatgaattctttgcttccttactTTACTGTCATGCCAGGTATTATGAACAGCACCTGCAAATTATAGTATTCCATGACAGTTTTGCAATGCAGAATTGATGTTACAAGGAAAGATACTACTAAATATACACAGATCATCTGTATCTTAAGAATCATGCTTGGTACTGGGTCTGTAGCATCACTAATGTAAATAGATACAGTATTTGTAAGAAATGCTAAAATCCGTTTTCAGTACTACTGTAAGCACACATCTGCATCCACAACTGCAATAACTACTAGTTTAAtctaaaaccttttttttgaggtttcatttttttaacaagatTGTTccaatgcaaaagaaatatcATGTCTTTGGTTGAAGATAATTTTGGTGGACTACCCAAGAACAAGGAAGGGTGGGGGAAATGAGTGCAAGTTACTCAGCTGCTTGGTTAGTTTGtagctttctttcctctgaaagaGTGTTACATGAAATTTGAATTGTAGATAAGTAATCATGTTTAGAAGTTAGTAGGAAAAGTCTGCATGATTGGGGTTTGGAATACTACAGAAAGATTTAGGTTTTACCTTATACATTATTAGACTACTTGAATAACTGTACCTTTGTATGGAGGCACATAGAGTATTAAAAGTAACTGGAAATCCTTTGAAGCTCACAGTGTAGCAACTGTTAAGTCTTCCCATTCTCACCAAAACACTAAAATTGGCAACAGCTTTAAGAATAGGCTCTCAGGAACATAATTTTGAAGCTACAGTAGTAGGAAACAATGATCTTTGGAGAACTTAGCATGCTTGAATTAGAACAGGATGCTGCACTGCAATAGGTTTACATAAccactttttttaaaggcaatatTGTCAAGTAAACAGCAGGCAGACTGATTTTTCCTGAGGATTTTTAATAGCAACACTACTTTGATTTATCCAGTCATTGCATTAACAATAGCACTTGTGGCAACTGTTTTCTCCTAAGAAAATCCAAGTGATCAGTCTTAATATTGATTGATGCACAGGAAGTATACATCAAGGAGCCCACTCAAGGAATATCCTTGCAGCATCAAGACACAGATCCAGCTACAACTATGATGCACTGCTCCTGTTCTTGCCTCATTTGGTCCATCTGCACCCCCTGCCATTCACAAGGCTAAAACAAACCTACAActaagcttgcttttttttttaaaaagaagttgaaaGCAACAGTACTGGCACTCCAGCATGACCTCTACTTGTTTATACTTTACAGTATTTCTTACTGATTTGGCACTGTAGTATCAAGAATAGTTCATTAAACTCTAAATATATTCTGATGTCATTGAACTTACACAGCTTTACTTGTTTTCAGCATTCTGTTATTGAAACAACATAATGAGAACTCCAGAGATGTATAATGAACAGTAGCATACTGCAAGCAGTATTCCTGTTAGGCAATGCCAGTCTTACCTATTTTGATCCATTAGGAAAACTTTTTATCTGCATTTGCATTACAGTTTTACTGTTGAGACATGGTATGCTCCTGATCTGATGATTAtgatcattttctttttagagagGAGGAGAATGAGGAAGGTCCCTATGCAACTTCTTCGTATCACCAGTAGAAGACAGATGTGATGGCCTGAAAACTTTCCATGAAATCAGTTCTTAAAGAACTAAACGGTCAATAATTCAAAACCCAAGTCTTTTGGACTCATCATCATGATATACTTAAAACAAGTCATGAATGGGTAATTGCACTGAAATTACGACCTCTTCTGCCTTCCATAGGTTCATGTCCTTATGCTATATCAACAAAGGGTTTAAGCCTTCCAAAACTAGCAATGGCCTTTATACCCCTTCTGTGCAAACTGTAGCATGGTAGCAACAATATATCCTTGAGGTCACCTTTATGCAGGATGTTGATCTTTAGTAAAGATTTTGTAAATACTTGTTAAAgtgaaatttgttttaaaaatattaaataagttTGCTTGTAAATGACAAACTATGAAAGTAATAGAAATTTACTTATTCTGCAAACACAGGCAAGTTTGCTGTGGAAGTTTTGTCTACTTCAGGGCTGCGGAACTTGCCTCTGAACTccgtgtgtgtgtctgtgtgtggtTATGATGTATTCCTAGAAAGGGGAATTCTACTTGTTTTGATTAGTTAAAGCCTTTACGGTTAAACAACTGTTTGAAATTGGATTTCTGCtaataaaagggaaaagttacagcaagagatttttctttgtgagaTACGACATTGGAATATCAGATGTGTGTTCTTGTGTGCAATtatattttctgtggttttaatttaataaatacaaaaataccaATGTGTCTGTTCATAATGAAGTCAGCTTGGTTCTATTCTGTTTTTTGTGGAGAACGGTTTGTCCAGTCACATGAGCTATTAGATACTAATTTCAGGGCAAATAATGTCCTTTACCATATAGCTCACCCTTCTAAATGAAACCTAGAACTAGTTGATCTAGTTGTGTAGTCAGGAAAACTGTATTAAGATTAGTAAGAGCCACACTGGTAAGCCTTCGCTGTTCTGAGAAGAGATGCCAGTATTCAAGTCTGCAAGTGGACCGCACCTGAAGCTTGGGAAGGCAGAGTGCAGACTGCATCCACTCTTTGCTGTGAAGGTAATGTATTAGCAACTTCTTGTTAAGCATCCTGCAATTTTTTCTCAAGTATTTAGTAAGCTTCACGAAACTCTTGTCAGTAAAGAATTGCTGGATCTCCACTGTGACAGATGCTGTTTGCTATATATCAGCTCATTTATATAGTTTATTGCTTCCTCAAAGCCAAAACTTTCTGCAATATGTTAAGATGGAAGCAATATAGAAAGTTACATTAGTTTACTAAAACTAGAAATATAAATTCAAAGCTAGACAGGAATTGGTATTTCTCTAGAGCTTGCAGGAACTCAGACCTGGCAGGCTCATTCAAATCGTCTCTAGCTCTGGTCCTAAACAGGAGGTCTGTGGTGGCACACAAGATAACAAGAACAGGAGAAGCTTAGAGTGAATAAAAGGAAGCATTGATTTTTCTTGAAGAGACTGGTGAATTAGTTTTAGGTCTTGTATCTTTCTTAAACTGGGATTTGCATCTCTTCCTTACAGGATAGTAATTTCTATTGTCAATTAATTTCAGAAGGACGTTTCCAGAGCCAGAATAAACTACTTTTCCAAAGGCAACCCTAGCTTCAAGCCCAGTTATATTTTATAAGcctacagaaaaaattaatccttttcTACCAAAGACCTGCTATTGTAATACCCTGACCTGGGCAGCACCAGGGTGCTTTGCTGAGCAGGTCAGAAGCACAGCTTTCCTTGCACAGCAAGCACACCTCCTGCCAGCCGCACGAGGCTGAccaagctcctggcagagccACATTTCACACCATCCGTCCCaagagcactgctgtgctgGCGGGCAGGAGCACCTTCAGGACAAGCAACGGAAGATCGCACCATTTACATCTACTTTTCCTGCCTGAGAAAGCCTTTCAGAAGCGcaagggaagaagcagctgtGACAGCATGGAGACAGAGTTGGGCAGAGACCCACCGCCGCACGCCCTTCCCCTCAGACGCAGGCAGATTTCAGGCCAGCCCCACAGCTtgggccagcagcaccctgaTTGACCCACAGCATCTGTGGAGACCCCACCGCGCCAGCACTCAACATGGCACCCATTGCAAAACCGTTAACATAACCCAGCAGAGACACCTAACCCATCCCTTCCACATAAGCATCTTCCCACAGGGAGGATTTCAACACTGCCATTAACCACAACAAAGGCTGCCTGCAAGAGGCCCTACCTTGCTGGCTGTGGGCCCAGAGCAGGTCTCCACTCCTTGCCTGCTACGCAGACACTCTTCAGAGTGCCCCCAGGGCACACTGCTCAGCACCAGGCCAGAGAGGGCCTTCGCTTTTGCTTCCACTCCATCTGCCTTGGCTCTTCCAGCCCCCTTTACCAAAACCTGCAGCAACCCCTCACCCCGTGGGGAGGTTGCTCTTTATGGCCGCGGGGCCTCCCAGCAGGCTGTGGGCCCTGACGAGCCCCCGGGGCCGGCTGGGTCTCCCCAGCGGGCGGCAGCTGCGGGCAACCCGGCTTTTGCCTGCGCGCTAGCCAAAGGGGATTCTCTTTGTCCCGCAGCCTCTTGCAGCGTGGGCGAGAAGTTAGATCTCGTTGTGTTTAATTAATGCCTGTTCCTACTTTCCAGGTAGACAGATGTGGTGTTTTATAATCCCCAGGGCAAATAGAAGGACCCAATGCCCGTTTTTTATGTataggtaaaatatttttaggaattGTGTCACTGTGCCTCTGCAGGTTTCTCGCACCCCTTCACTGGCGGGAGGTCCTGCGGCCCTGCGCCGCTGCTGGGCGGCCGGGCTGCACCCCCGTGCGGGGCGGCTGCTCACACACCTCCCAGCAGGCGCCCCGTGTGCCCCGGCTCTGCTCGACCCCAAGGGAAACCGAGCAGATGAGAGGAAATGGTGCCTGGAAATAGCATGTCTGTAATACAGTCCGACTAATTCAAGATGGAGTTTTCCTACTCCGTAAAAAAGGGGTTCTTAAGACTCTGAAAAAGGTAGTGTTTTAATATCGTCATCCACATTGTCATATTATTACTCAATAAAATGACAGTTTTCCctgtatattttatatactgTTTATACCTTATCCTATGTATTTTGCTTCTCGCTCTGCCTTTATTCTTCCTACACTTGTAACTTCAttctttgtttaaatatttataccaGTCCTGCAAGGTGTGGTTTAGGGCTGGAATGGGGCAATTTCAAGCAGAAGTGAAGCATACAGTGCAGGTAAAATTCTATGTATGTTTTGTAGCTATTCTGTGGTGGGCAACCTGCACGtttgtagttttgtttttacatattTCTTCAGTCAAAGCTTGAGAAGTCAAAACCTGGGCAGGCTTGGACTAggatcttttaaaatgaaatgcaggATATATGCAATAAGAAGTTTTCATTTGGGACTCATTTCAACGTGTCTGGAGGCTACTAAACCCCTGTAAACCCAGCTAACTCAGCCACCAGGTGCTGTAGTTGCATCTAACATTCTCAGAGGGGCATCCCCCTTCCTGCAGACATCACAATGAACTCCTATTGCTCCGTGGCGCAGGACGTCCTCAAAAAGCTGGGCCGTAGAAAGAAAAGGTGCATTCTTTTTAACACACAAAATCAGCCTTGTACTACTGTAGCTTGTAGTAAAGTGTTTAATAAAGTACAGTATCAGAAACAATAGTCTAATaatagaaaagctgaaaaggtGAATACCATATATATTGTACTTGTTACATTTTCAGTGATAATTTAGGGAGTGAAGGATTTCTGAAGGATCCAGCAGATACAAACAACatagaaactgatttttgtcaATTTAAAACCAGAGATGTGCAGGTGTTGAAAATACCTTTCTCACCAGGACAAAGGAAAGCACTGACAGAGTATTATTTACTAAGTATGCACTAAACACGCTAGCAGCAGATGTCCAGTGCTAATGTGCTCCAAGTGTTCCCTTCAAAATAAGAACTAATCTGTGGTGTAGGTTGAATCTTGCGTCACTCGGTTTGATTTTATTTAGCTTAAGTCATAGCCTTTTAGAAATGCAGGGTGATTCATCAGGCTGGCTGTGGTTTTACCGTCTAGTTCTGAAAGGTACGATTTACTGATAGATGTTCATTTGATGTACCAGCAATGAAACCAGTGTTTGAAGCATTCAAATAACAAGTTTAATGGGCTTGCACAGATGGGAAGTGAATCTAGTTTGAAGAACGTAGCTGAGATCGCTCATCTATCCGTCAGAGGGCTTGCTCTGTT from the Gavia stellata isolate bGavSte3 chromosome 13, bGavSte3.hap2, whole genome shotgun sequence genome contains:
- the LYSMD2 gene encoding lysM and putative peptidoglycan-binding domain-containing protein 2 isoform X2 — protein: MAESLREEPPGGPESEAELSQRLARTKARSYGSTASVAAPLAERYVEHRLSAGDTLQGIALKYGVTMEQIKRANKLFTNDCIFLRKTLNIPVISEKPLLFNGLNSLESPDNETVDSSPSCDEGPVTVQEESSSSPSPQEPDNQPTAPEELSAKDFLQRLDLQIKLSKQAARKLKDDNENEEGPYATSSYHQ
- the LYSMD2 gene encoding lysM and putative peptidoglycan-binding domain-containing protein 2 isoform X1 encodes the protein MAESLREEPPGGPESEAELSQRLARTKARSYGSTASVAAPLAERYVEHRLSAGDTLQGIALKYGVTMEQIKRANKLFTNDCIFLRKTLNIPVISEKPLLFNGLNSLESPDNETVDSSPSCDEGPVTVQEESSSSPSPQEPDNQPTAPEELSAKDFLQRLDLQIKLSKQAARKLKDDNVREEENEEGPYATSSYHQ